A part of Paenibacillus donghaensis genomic DNA contains:
- a CDS encoding methyl-accepting chemotaxis protein, whose product MKRQRSLHLQSVGVKLFVILFSTILLLSSVLGLTSYYAAKGIITDEVAAASSQAIVQAADKLDFLFVEYEALSRQFAVDQALKADLEAVNDPGIGIVAKVAAEGRIRSKLDAVKGSDERLLGIRLVSRSLAEVESYKTSGVTGIRTDEWILARFKQIDEAKGNPVWFPVRPKGFFDTYSEASLTMGRLLRNIQNPQAEYYMLIEIKRSSLNDMLANLRIGEDGELRILDADRKVVYAADDALLEQPSFIKPSRAEVEPQPGQELDRSFMADDEAGTEQLAVYQPLTTGGWTLLGYAPVSDFTKSADRLLYITLLVVLAAALIALLIGYVLVRLIGRPLGKLARLMEEGEQGNLNVRTNFKGRDEIGRLGHSFNRMMEQISCLAGQSSASAEAVLSTSEQLVQASGATSAHAREVAAATSEIAQGAASLAAEAESSNRNVEMMGGKMQEVAEVNVSMDVSAEQVITVSEQGAELMKKLVAQSESSLKMMDLIQGNSDKLRESTHLIRSILSPMIAVNKQTNILALNASIEAVRAGAAGRGFIVIAEEIRGLANQSNQSIASVSQITEEISSHIENTVNLVREAAPLFGEQITSVRESSVIFESVRAEMGHFIGYISQSSDAVAELNGFQQQLSESMASVTSVVQQTSASTEEVASMSSQQFIISEELVALSGKLEELAEDLKRSLVSFHG is encoded by the coding sequence ATGAAACGGCAGCGAAGCCTGCATCTGCAATCGGTTGGCGTCAAATTATTCGTAATCCTGTTCAGCACCATTCTGTTGTTGTCCTCCGTGCTTGGTTTGACTTCTTATTACGCCGCCAAAGGTATTATTACCGATGAAGTAGCTGCTGCTTCATCGCAAGCGATTGTCCAGGCCGCTGATAAACTGGATTTCCTCTTTGTTGAGTATGAAGCGCTTTCGCGGCAATTTGCCGTGGATCAAGCGCTCAAGGCAGATCTGGAGGCGGTAAATGATCCCGGTATCGGGATCGTGGCTAAGGTTGCCGCCGAAGGGCGTATCCGCAGCAAGCTGGATGCAGTCAAAGGCTCCGATGAGCGTCTATTGGGCATCCGGCTTGTTTCCCGCAGCCTTGCCGAAGTTGAATCTTATAAAACCTCGGGCGTTACGGGGATCCGCACCGATGAGTGGATCCTGGCGAGATTCAAGCAGATTGACGAGGCCAAGGGCAATCCAGTGTGGTTCCCGGTCCGGCCGAAGGGCTTCTTCGATACATACTCGGAAGCTTCTCTCACGATGGGACGGCTTCTGCGCAATATACAAAATCCGCAAGCGGAATATTATATGCTGATTGAGATCAAGCGAAGCTCTCTCAACGACATGTTAGCGAACCTGCGCATCGGAGAAGACGGTGAGCTGCGCATCCTTGATGCTGACCGAAAGGTTGTGTATGCGGCGGATGATGCTCTGCTGGAGCAGCCTTCATTCATCAAGCCGTCGAGGGCAGAGGTCGAGCCGCAGCCGGGCCAAGAATTGGATCGTTCCTTTATGGCAGACGATGAAGCCGGAACGGAGCAACTGGCGGTGTACCAGCCGCTGACCACAGGTGGTTGGACACTGCTTGGCTATGCGCCGGTCAGTGATTTCACCAAGTCGGCCGACCGCCTGTTGTACATTACACTACTCGTAGTACTCGCGGCGGCGCTGATTGCTCTCTTGATCGGCTATGTGCTGGTCCGTCTGATTGGCCGGCCGCTCGGCAAGCTCGCACGTCTGATGGAGGAAGGGGAGCAAGGCAACCTTAATGTTCGTACCAACTTCAAGGGCCGCGATGAAATCGGCCGGCTGGGTCACAGCTTCAACCGGATGATGGAGCAGATCTCGTGCCTGGCTGGCCAGAGCAGTGCGTCGGCGGAAGCTGTGCTGTCCACTTCGGAGCAGCTTGTTCAGGCCTCAGGGGCAACCTCAGCCCACGCCAGAGAGGTAGCCGCCGCTACAAGCGAGATAGCGCAAGGTGCGGCCAGTCTGGCAGCGGAAGCAGAGAGCAGCAACCGGAACGTGGAAATGATGGGCGGCAAGATGCAGGAAGTCGCAGAGGTTAATGTCAGCATGGATGTTTCGGCAGAGCAGGTTATCACTGTCAGTGAACAGGGTGCAGAGCTGATGAAGAAGCTGGTTGCACAGAGTGAATCCTCACTGAAGATGATGGATCTGATTCAGGGAAACTCCGATAAACTGCGGGAGAGCACACACCTCATCCGCAGCATTCTCAGCCCGATGATTGCCGTGAACAAGCAGACCAATATCCTCGCGCTTAACGCGTCCATTGAAGCCGTGCGCGCCGGTGCTGCGGGAAGAGGGTTTATTGTTATCGCCGAGGAGATCCGGGGATTGGCCAATCAATCCAACCAGTCGATAGCTTCCGTATCCCAAATTACCGAAGAGATCAGCAGCCATATTGAGAATACGGTCAATCTTGTTAGAGAAGCAGCCCCGTTGTTCGGCGAGCAGATTACCTCTGTGCGGGAGTCTTCTGTTATATTTGAAAGCGTGAGGGCAGAGATGGGCCATTTCATTGGCTATATCAGCCAGTCGTCGGACGCTGTCGCGGAGCTGAACGGCTTCCAGCAGCAGTTAAGTGAATCCATGGCCAGTGTCACCTCAGTTGTGCAGCAGACGAGTGCTTCGACAGAGGAGGTGGCTTCCATGTCTTCACAGCAATTCATAATAAGTGAGGAACTGGTGGCGCTGTCCGGCAAACTTGAGGAGCTGGCGGAGGATTTGAAGCGGTCGCTCGTTTCCTTTCACGGCTAG
- the yhbH gene encoding sporulation protein YhbH — MPQSSGPFAFVVSKEDWSLHRKGHQDQERHQQKVREAIKDNLPDLVTEENIILSGGKQIVKVPIRSLDEYRIIYNFRKQKHVGQGDGESQVGDVLGRDSQSAGPGKGEKAGDQPGQDTVEAEVNLEDLEDILFQDMELPHLKPKDKEEIEVKSIVFNDIRKKGMMSNIDKKRTLLENLRRNASRGAPGIHSISPDDLRYKTWDDITVPNSNAVIIAMMDTSGSMGSFEKYCARSFFFWMTRFLRRQYEKVEIVFLAHHTEAKEVSEHDFFTRGESGGTICSSAYQKALEIIDGRYPPSKYNIYPFHFSDGDNLTSDNERCVKLIGELLKRSNMFGYGEVNQYNRSSTLMSAYRHLKHDQFMHYVIKDKKEVYQALKTFFGQKTAGA, encoded by the coding sequence CTGCCGCAATCATCCGGTCCCTTTGCTTTTGTCGTATCGAAAGAAGACTGGTCCCTTCACCGCAAAGGCCATCAGGATCAGGAGCGTCATCAGCAGAAGGTCAGGGAAGCCATTAAAGATAATCTGCCTGATCTCGTTACCGAAGAGAACATTATTCTGTCGGGAGGCAAGCAAATCGTCAAAGTGCCGATCCGCAGTCTCGATGAGTACCGGATTATTTATAATTTCCGCAAGCAAAAACATGTCGGGCAGGGTGACGGCGAAAGTCAGGTGGGCGATGTGCTGGGACGGGATTCACAGTCCGCGGGTCCCGGCAAGGGAGAGAAGGCCGGTGACCAGCCCGGACAGGATACCGTGGAGGCCGAGGTCAATCTGGAGGATCTGGAGGATATTCTATTTCAGGATATGGAGCTGCCCCATCTCAAGCCGAAGGACAAGGAAGAAATCGAGGTCAAATCGATAGTCTTCAATGATATCCGCAAAAAAGGCATGATGTCCAACATCGATAAGAAACGCACCCTGCTGGAGAACCTTCGCCGCAATGCCAGCCGTGGGGCTCCCGGTATTCACAGCATCAGCCCGGATGACCTGCGCTACAAAACCTGGGATGATATTACCGTTCCGAACTCCAATGCTGTCATTATTGCGATGATGGATACTTCAGGGTCGATGGGCTCCTTCGAGAAATATTGCGCCCGCAGCTTCTTCTTCTGGATGACCCGCTTCCTGCGCCGCCAGTATGAGAAGGTCGAGATTGTATTTCTGGCCCATCATACGGAAGCCAAGGAGGTCAGCGAGCATGATTTCTTCACCCGCGGCGAGAGCGGGGGCACGATCTGCTCCTCGGCCTACCAGAAGGCGCTGGAGATTATCGACGGACGGTACCCGCCTTCCAAGTACAATATTTATCCGTTCCACTTCTCCGATGGCGACAATCTGACGTCCGACAATGAACGTTGTGTCAAGCTGATCGGCGAGCTGCTGAAGCGCAGCAATATGTTCGGGTACGGCGAGGTGAATCAGTACAACCGCAGCAGCACATTGATGTCCGCTTACCGCCATCTGAAGCATGACCAATTTATGCATTATGTTATTAAGGATAAGAAGGAAGTGTATCAGGCGCTGAAGACCTTTTTCGGCCAAAAAACAGCCGGTGCCTAA
- a CDS encoding alpha-glucosidase/alpha-galactosidase — translation MSFKVTFIGAGSIGFTRGLLRDLLTVPEFNNIEVSFMDINSHNLEMVTELCQRDIRENGLHIEIRPTTDRREALKDAKYVFCTIRTGGLEAFATDVDIPLKYGVDQCVGDTLCAGGIMYGQRGIAEMLNICRDIREVAAPDVLLLNYSNPMAMLTWACNQYGGVRTIGLCHGVQHGHQQIADVYGLNKSEVDIICAGINHQTWYISAKHKGKDLTSGLLEAFEKHPEFSRTEKVRIDMLRRFGYYSTESNGHLSEYVPWYRKRSDEIMDWIDLGSWINGETGGYLRVCTEGRNWFETDFPNWMKEPALKYTSDKRGEEHGSYIIEGLETGRVYRGHFNTVNNGAIANLPDDAIIEAPGYVDRNGISMPHVGDLSLGLAAVCNVSISVQRLAVEAAVHGDDLLLRQAFMMDPLVGAVCNPKEIWQMVDEMLVAGEAWLPQYSSAIAAAKERLAAGNLIPTLAGNEGAARLQVKSVEEMKLDREAASRNAGESDKGKDREKVR, via the coding sequence ATGTCTTTTAAAGTAACCTTTATTGGAGCAGGCAGCATCGGATTTACCCGCGGATTGCTGCGCGACCTGCTGACTGTACCGGAATTCAATAATATAGAAGTATCATTTATGGACATCAACAGCCATAATCTGGAGATGGTCACTGAGCTGTGCCAGCGGGATATCCGGGAGAACGGCCTCCATATTGAGATCCGGCCAACTACGGACCGCAGGGAAGCACTCAAAGATGCGAAGTACGTATTCTGTACGATTCGTACAGGTGGACTTGAAGCTTTTGCCACCGATGTGGACATTCCGTTGAAATATGGCGTCGATCAGTGTGTAGGAGATACCTTGTGCGCCGGAGGCATTATGTACGGACAGCGCGGCATTGCCGAGATGCTGAACATCTGCCGTGATATCCGCGAGGTGGCGGCGCCGGATGTGTTGCTGCTCAATTATTCGAACCCGATGGCGATGCTGACCTGGGCCTGCAACCAATACGGCGGTGTGCGGACGATTGGTCTATGCCACGGGGTGCAGCATGGACACCAGCAGATTGCAGATGTGTACGGATTGAATAAATCCGAGGTAGATATTATCTGTGCCGGGATCAATCATCAGACCTGGTACATCTCCGCGAAGCATAAAGGCAAGGACCTGACGTCAGGTCTGCTTGAGGCCTTCGAGAAGCATCCGGAATTCAGCCGGACGGAGAAGGTACGGATTGATATGCTGCGCCGGTTCGGCTATTACAGCACGGAATCGAACGGGCATCTGAGCGAATATGTGCCATGGTACCGCAAGCGCAGCGATGAGATTATGGATTGGATCGATCTGGGCAGCTGGATTAACGGGGAGACTGGTGGGTATCTGCGGGTCTGCACCGAAGGGCGCAACTGGTTCGAGACGGATTTCCCCAACTGGATGAAGGAGCCTGCCCTGAAGTATACATCGGACAAGCGCGGGGAAGAGCATGGTTCTTATATTATAGAAGGCTTGGAGACCGGCCGGGTCTACCGGGGCCACTTCAATACCGTGAACAACGGGGCGATTGCGAACCTGCCGGATGATGCCATTATCGAAGCTCCGGGTTATGTGGACCGCAATGGCATCTCCATGCCGCATGTCGGTGATCTTTCGCTGGGGCTGGCTGCGGTGTGCAACGTCAGTATTTCCGTGCAGCGCCTGGCGGTAGAAGCTGCTGTACATGGAGATGACCTGCTGCTGCGCCAGGCCTTTATGATGGACCCGCTGGTGGGTGCGGTCTGCAATCCGAAAGAGATCTGGCAGATGGTCGACGAAATGCTGGTTGCCGGAGAAGCGTGGCTGCCGCAGTACAGCTCAGCGATTGCCGCCGCCAAGGAACGTCTGGCCGCAGGTAATTTAATTCCTACTCTGGCGGGCAATGAAGGAGCCGCAAGGCTGCAAGTGAAGTCAGTGGAAGAGATGAAGCTGGACCGCGAAGCGGCGAGCCGCAACGCCGGGGAATCTGACAAGGGCAAGGACCGCGAGAAGGTACGCTAA
- a CDS encoding sugar ABC transporter permease has translation MSGVNIKRTIRLGLSYLTLLILSVAALYPAIWILLSSLRPGKSLYSKTLIPETFTLEHFRALFYDPTLLFPTWWLNTLKIASCSMLLGVFLTLLTSYAVSRFRFKTRKTTMSGLLVLGMFPGFMSMIAIYLLLKEFDLLDTHMALIMVYAAGAPLGGTLIAKGFLDTIPRSLDEAARIDGASNFGIFWRVILPLSRPMITYMALTQFVGPWVDFIFARLILRTKDKWTVAVGMWDMVNTNQNTNFTTFAAGAVLISIPIMILFAFLQKLLVEGLTAGASKG, from the coding sequence ATGAGCGGAGTAAACATTAAAAGAACAATACGGCTCGGATTAAGTTATTTGACGTTGCTGATTCTGTCTGTTGCAGCACTCTATCCTGCCATTTGGATTCTGTTATCGTCGCTGCGGCCGGGCAAATCCCTTTACAGTAAAACACTGATTCCTGAAACGTTTACGCTTGAACATTTCCGGGCGCTGTTCTATGATCCCACCCTGCTGTTCCCTACTTGGTGGCTCAATACATTAAAGATAGCCTCGTGCTCGATGCTTTTGGGCGTTTTCCTGACTTTGCTTACCAGTTATGCGGTTTCCCGGTTCAGATTCAAGACGCGGAAGACCACCATGTCCGGACTGCTGGTGCTTGGAATGTTTCCAGGCTTCATGAGTATGATTGCCATCTATTTGCTGCTGAAAGAGTTTGATTTGCTGGATACACATATGGCTCTGATTATGGTATATGCAGCCGGAGCTCCGCTAGGCGGAACACTGATCGCGAAAGGGTTCCTCGATACGATACCGCGTTCGCTGGACGAAGCTGCCCGCATTGACGGAGCAAGCAACTTTGGAATCTTCTGGAGAGTTATTCTGCCTCTGTCGAGACCGATGATTACCTACATGGCGCTTACCCAATTTGTCGGACCGTGGGTTGACTTTATCTTTGCCAGACTCATTCTGCGGACCAAGGATAAATGGACCGTTGCCGTGGGCATGTGGGACATGGTGAATACGAATCAGAACACCAATTTCACGACTTTTGCGGCAGGTGCTGTACTGATCTCTATTCCGATCATGATTCTCTTTGCCTTCCTGCAAAAGTTGCTCGTCGAAGGGTTGACGGCGGGGGCCAGCAAAGGCTAA
- a CDS encoding AraC family transcriptional regulator, with protein MAELNGSLFQQALLEGEYSPLFLAYYYKQWNNYTMAYHQHNSTEIMYLISGSCAVDVSCGPGAEERFRLKRGELIILDSNVPHRLIVEEGTPCRMLNVEFGFTEYSGVAPSVGKLAREEEVLAELLRTPFSSLVLPDPEEVFHVLKALVLELDQRGSDGGSMVQLLFAELLLRLSRLRREQLHTSQQPSQLYVRRAIEWLHQNYDRSIQVKEVAAAVNVHPGYLHRIFRTHTGRTLTDYLNLLRMEKAKMLLGQSEIPVAEIADYVGISSRQYFHLLFKKYSGCTPVEYRHSMDRYSWRDETTVDRNLGEDI; from the coding sequence TTGGCAGAGCTCAACGGAAGCCTCTTTCAGCAGGCTCTGCTGGAGGGGGAGTACAGCCCGCTTTTTTTGGCTTACTACTATAAGCAGTGGAATAATTACACGATGGCGTACCATCAGCATAATTCCACAGAAATCATGTATCTGATCTCGGGGAGCTGCGCAGTGGATGTGAGCTGCGGACCGGGGGCCGAGGAACGGTTCCGCCTGAAACGGGGAGAACTGATTATTCTCGATTCCAATGTCCCACACAGGCTGATTGTCGAAGAGGGGACGCCTTGCCGGATGCTGAATGTTGAATTCGGCTTCACGGAATATTCAGGGGTAGCCCCCTCCGTCGGCAAACTGGCCAGAGAGGAAGAAGTGCTGGCCGAGCTGCTGCGTACACCCTTCTCCAGCCTGGTGCTGCCTGATCCCGAGGAAGTGTTTCATGTGCTGAAGGCGCTGGTGCTGGAGCTGGATCAACGCGGCAGTGACGGCGGAAGCATGGTCCAGCTGCTATTCGCCGAACTGCTGCTGCGCCTGTCCAGGCTGCGCCGGGAGCAGCTGCATACCAGCCAACAGCCATCTCAGCTATATGTACGCCGCGCAATCGAATGGCTGCACCAGAATTATGACCGCAGCATACAGGTCAAGGAGGTGGCCGCCGCCGTAAATGTCCATCCGGGGTATCTGCACCGGATCTTCCGGACACATACCGGCCGCACGCTCACTGATTATCTCAATCTGCTGCGGATGGAGAAGGCCAAGATGCTGCTCGGTCAGAGCGAGATTCCGGTTGCGGAAATTGCCGATTATGTAGGCATCAGCAGCAGGCAATATTTTCATCTTTTATTCAAAAAATATAGTGGTTGCACTCCGGTCGAGTACCGGCATTCAATGGATCGATATTCCTGGCGCGACGAAACCACCGTAGATAGAAATTTAGGTGAGGATATTTGA